Part of the Augochlora pura isolate Apur16 chromosome 10, APUR_v2.2.1, whole genome shotgun sequence genome, TAATAGGTTTTACGGTTCCCATTGGAGTTTAATGATTGTTCTACGACGGTGGccaccggctctctctctctctctctctctctctctctctgtgttgTTGTTTCTGCCAATCCGAATCCCCCCCACCAACAGTTTATCTATCGGATCGGTCCATAAGTTCGCGCTCGGTTTTCACATCGATTGAAACTTCCCGCATAATAATTGCTTAACAGTCGCGTCTGACACGTCGCTACGACAGCTTTGATTTTCTCCTGTGCTGCGATTGTGTTCGGTTATTCGTTCCGCAATAAAGtgatcgatttttcgaaaattaccGAGTGGCAGGTATAAACGTTTCCGTTTCATTGTGATTTTATAACAACTCGGCGCTGCATGGTTCTTAGAATATTAGTTGCattgttacttaaaatttaattagaaagtaatggagaattaattaaaattaactagtttgttacgaatttattttattactccTTATTGTAAATGACAAAGTGCAGTATTTATAGTTtgcaatattcatatttcctagtatttatattttgcagtatttatattttaaattaatttttagaaactgataaaagaaaatattctcctTTCTACGATCTAACCCTTTCACTATAATAAGGAATCACActcgtgataaatattcaatgctaAATCTactaagtatgaatattattaatttcctttatgtctaagtaaaaataaattcttctgttatcgaagataaaattttgtaaaaatttataaaaaaaataaatttataaaaatcaaaactaATAAgtcaattacattaaatagaattgtaaCTAACTTGAAAGTCtagttgtaaaataaagtcGACTTTAATTTAGGAAAAGAAATGGTGGATTACATCGCCGACTACCTGGAGAACATCCGGTCGCGACGCGTTTATCCGGCCGTTTCGCCGGGTTACCTGAGGAACATGCTGCCGTCGTCGGCGCCGGTGAACGGCGAGCCCTGGGAGGACATCTTCGCCGACATCGAGAAGTGCATCATGCCCGGCGTCACTCACTGGCAGAGTCCTCACATGCACGCTTACTTTCCCGCTTTGAATTCGCCCGCCAGTCTGCTGGCTGACATGCTCGCCGACGCTATCAACTGTCTTGGATTCACCTGGGTGAGAAACgtctttattgtttataaaacgATACTGATTAATAATGGTTATAACactagaataaaattgactagactgtggatctttatgcaaaattctGTGCTTCAGTTCTAAGAGATAATTGTATAGTCATTTAGTCTTGGATTTGaatcttgaaattttaattagttagaAATAGtcttaatgaattattaaaattgtgcaTAAAGTTCGCAGGGCAGTGGTGATTAtctaatattacataaaatataatatatgataatatattatatagtatagaatataatatatgatatagtatagaataCAGTATAGATTctgtactattatataaaatatattacagtaataaaataatacagcgagaattagtaataaattttgcaagcAGAGACATCTCAGAACTTACTCGAGTTACAAGCTGCCGCGTTCACATTCGGTGTTTTGTCTTCCGACTTTAATATACATCACTGTTCTCAACAAGTGTCTctacagagaaagagagagagagagaaagagagagagagagcaagaacTTTAGTTCTTCATCAAAAGAGCAGACGTTCTCgcaaatgatttaaaatcgTCGAGCGGATTAGAAgatcgtaaaataattctaaaaaatatattacgaaaAGCATCGCATTTTTTCCAACATTTGGAACgtattctttcaaatataaaactttaaaattattaaaatcaaatttataaatttcaaatagcttgcaattttatattattgcactcgaatctaaattaataaccaaactagaaaattatagaaaatgtgttctttgttaattttcaaatcaaatttgtgcaaacgaaatttcaattttaaatcatatttaaattacaaaataaattgctaattatttGTCATCATAAAAATGACttggaaaataaatgagaaGATTATCGATAATTCTTGATGAGAAAAGTCCATACTTTAGCGTCTTTTGAACTGGTTTTCCCTGCacttaaattacaaaataaattccaaattattACGAACGAAATATATTCCAAATTATGTTCGAACTGGTTTCACGCGACGCTAACCCTTGCTATTCGATGCGTGCGCTTTAAAAAGGCATCGAGCCCGGCGTGCACGGAACTGGAGACCATCGTAATGAACTGGCTGGGTAAAATGATTGGCCTGCCGGAGGAATTCTTGCATCGTCCCGGTGGTTCCGGGGGCGGTGGCGTGATACAAACCACTGCGTCGGAGGCCACTCTCGTTTGCTTACTGGCGGCGAGAACCCGAGCGATTAGGGACGTTCATGAGAACGAGCCGGACCGTTTAGCAGTCGAAATCAATTCGTGTCTTGTCGCCTACTGCTCCGACCAAGTACGtctatttttccatttcttaaTGACCAATCAACGCAGAGTTCTTTCCCCGATTTATTATTCCCTGTTGTACGTCTTGTAAATCTGCTGTTAAAAAGCGAAAAATGCGAGGACGTTAGTGCTGTTTTTCTTATTATGCTTTATGGTATTCTTTTGTGGTATCTCTTATAGTGATTAATTCGTTGCTAGTTAAACATCATGATAGTAAattaatctttataatttcaaatgcaatttgaaattaaaaattgacattttaTAGTCGAGGAATTGGGacatacttttataattataatattatttttgttactctATTAATTCTCTGCAATTGTTCTAccacatttcaaaataatttttatactaatagAGTTTCccttagaattaattttattatttatctgttcacctttgaattaattttattaattatctattcgccttagaattaatattaataattatctgttcgtcttgcaattaattttattatttatctgttCGCCATGATATTGTTCtgtattcgattttattatataggcTCATTCCAGCGTTGAAAAGGCTGGTCTGATAGGTTTGGTGCGAATGAGATACATCGAATCCGACGATCAATTTAGCATGAGGGGTGAAGCGTTGCTCGATGCCGTAACACGTGACAGATCCGAGGGTCTGATCCCATTTTTCGTGagtattcataataattacgaataacCTAACCAAAAATGCACGCAAATCATTAACTTTACCCTGGTTACCCATGGTTTACCCTTTTgcagttatattatatttataaataaatgtcatGCTCACCAGAATTAATTCAGTAACACGGcagattttaagaaattccaaaaataGGTGGAGAGTGTATTAGAACCCTTTCCAATTAGTGTCATTAAGTCGAGGATCAGTATCACGGTATAGACATATCGAGCTCCCAATTAACCCTACCGGAATTGTTAGTACTTACGATAGAAAATAAGACGGGCACGACGTTGGTAGGCGGATTGTCTTTATGCTAGTTGGTCCCACTGGGCGCAACCTCCATTTTCCAAACGAAAGTAGTACCTATAAGAAGCTGATATCCCCGAAAGCAAAGTATTTGCCTCCGATACGCATATAAACCGATTCCTGTCTCATTCAACAATCTATCGACAGAACTAAACAAATGAAATCATATatcatttcatattaaattgcaagttAAACTCAAACAATTCTaaatgagaataaataaattctgtttaatatcattgatttaataaaaaatatttcgatgaaTTATAGTGAATTATAGTGAATTTTAGTGAATTTTAGTGAATTGTTTAACCGTGCTctgtttctttataaaaagGTTTGCGCTACTCTGGGCACAACAGGTGCCTGTGCTTTTGACAATCTTGTCGAAGTTGGCCGAGTGTGTGAGTACatgatcattattatttaacaattattttcacttttgcACGGAGAAGATACGTTTTACTGTATCATCGATCTTTTTGaagcttaaattaaagattaaattaaattaaatcttccTCGTCGAATATTGAACTGAAATtaactgaaaaaatattataataactgaaaaacttaattaagaattatacatatactgaattatgaaatatatatacattcaaTTACAAAATCTAAACACAATTAgtagcaaaatataaatacaacgaattaattaaaataaataaaaatgaggaGATCACATTATTCGTGATTGCCTCATTTTAATGATCTTCCTGCGTCGTCTAGGCGCCGAGAACGGACTGTGGCTGCACGTGGACGCAGCGTACGCTGGCAGCGCGTTCGTCTGCCCCGAGTTCCGTGGCTGGCTCCAGGGAATCGAGTACGCCGATTCGATAGCGTTCAACCCGAGCAAATGGCTGATGGTGCACTTCGACTGCACAGCGATGTGGTGAGTCTTCTTCGCGACGAAACGATTAAGAATTTCCACACCGGCAAACAAATAAGAGAAAAGCGCAGACCCGGACGCAACGTCGCCCGTAGTCTCTGACGGTTTTGTAGGTCGACCTGCGGATGCAGAATCGGGTTTTTTTTCCATTCTTCCCGTAATTTCCGTCGTACCGTCGACCGACGTTAATTCACAATCTTTCGGATTGATATTTAAAAGGGGAGCACTTTGGTAGCGATCGGCGCCCGGCTACGGTATTATTACTTTCGCGATAAATTGCTCATTATCAGCTGATTCCACGGCGCGCCCGGGCCGCGTTCCGATTTTTCGACAGCCGTTCTAGTAGTCCTGGCCGGTGCGAGACTCGAGGGAAATTTCTACTCCTGCGATAACGATGTTCGATCACCGTAGATGGAAGCTTAATTCTCCGTTAAATCTCTTTCGTCGCCGGCAATTATCAGAGAATCTTTGCGTCCGCGCCGCGAAACTTCGCTCCTCGTAATTTGCTTGTGTTTTATTCGTCGGCGAGAGTTCGACGATTCGACAGGCTCGACGAGAGAAACGTTCggttaattgcaaaaattgcgATCGAACGGGTTAAGTGACACGAATTTCCGCGAGAATGAAGCTTCTGGTTTTGTTCACTTTTATTGCTGTAACAAAGAACGAATATTAGtcgaatatttgatattttcacCTGCAGTGCACATCGACGCATATGTGTgtcaataacatttttatttaatattttattacgagAGAACGCAAGCAACTTTTGCACTGTTTttgacagaaataaaatatcgtcgtTGTGAAAAAGACAGCGatgaagataattatttacaaatgtgTGAATATTTTTCGTGTTGCCTccgatttgaaattaaaataattagtaattattgcTTGAAGTAagcttaattataataaactaataataataaaaataaactatttattttgctatgaaataatacataatttaataaaagcatatgaatataatttatgcataattcatacatataataaaaaaataataaaacaaatatttcattattttcttcgtgctccaatatatattttatgcacaGCTGCTTTCGCATTCCACAAACAAAATTGCGCAcaggaataattattaccatcaagaaatatattaatttcgaagtcTGGTTGGTAGAAAGATATTAGTTCGATTGCAGAATTAAAAGAGCATAAATTCGAGTGAAATCGGCCGTAATGGAATCAAATCGAACGAAAGggtaatttatagaaaagtcGTTCTAATCAGCATTAATTCGCATAATTAGGTAACGATCCTTTTGGACGGTTGTTTCAGGGTGAAAAGCAGCCAGGCGCTGCACAGAACGTTCAACGTGGACCCGCTGTACCTGAAGCACGAGAACTCAGGTAAAACAGAACGCGCGCCGttactctttttttctccctttgTCGTTTTCCTTAAATCGTCGTTCTTCCGTTCAATCGAGCGTGATATGCAATTAAAAACGACGTCTTATTTACTTCCAGGGCTTGCTATCGATTATATGGTAACTAAAGACAACAACGTCGGAACAATGTTTCGAAATGATTcgtttgaatttatattctagATTTGTTGCTTGGATATCGTTATTAATCGTTTCGTTGAAACGTTGTTTTAGCACTGGCAAATCCCGTTGTCGAAGAGGTTTAGAGCCCTGAAACTCTGGTTCGTCATTAGAAATTACGGAATCACCGGCCTTCAGAAACATATTCGCGAGGTTTCTATTACATCATGCATTCTTTGCTAAAATCACACAAACGGCACTGCACACACACAAATACTTGCTGCACTTTACTAATGCTTCTTAAAACtgcaacattattattttctattcgctctggagaaatattaatactgtGCTTCGACAGAGCAGCGAACACTCGTTTTTccaaatttacaaatttttggaaattcgtCTCGAGAAAAACAAAGCGAATTTCGAACTCGAGAGACTTAacttgattaattaattaattaatttaatttgatatttctgtGATTCAATTTAAGGACTTTAACTGTgaggattaaccctttgcggtcgagtggcgattctaaggcgccgctaacAATTATTACGCTACatttcgaaatgatttttattaagtatgctaaatatttagaaaattgttaagaactgTTAACtgttgaattttgtaattcgcgTAGCAGGTAACAGcttcataatatttaaaaaatgtccgGATagatattttggatttccagttgaaatgacTCCGacttcaaagggttaaatattaaatattaaatattaattctgttgCAAATCAC contains:
- the Hdc gene encoding histidine decarboxylase, coding for MNLEEYRKHGKEMVDYIADYLENIRSRRVYPAVSPGYLRNMLPSSAPVNGEPWEDIFADIEKCIMPGVTHWQSPHMHAYFPALNSPASLLADMLADAINCLGFTWASSPACTELETIVMNWLGKMIGLPEEFLHRPGGSGGGGVIQTTASEATLVCLLAARTRAIRDVHENEPDRLAVEINSCLVAYCSDQAHSSVEKAGLIGLVRMRYIESDDQFSMRGEALLDAVTRDRSEGLIPFFVCATLGTTGACAFDNLVEVGRVCAENGLWLHVDAAYAGSAFVCPEFRGWLQGIEYADSIAFNPSKWLMVHFDCTAMWVKSSQALHRTFNVDPLYLKHENSGLAIDYMHWQIPLSKRFRALKLWFVIRNYGITGLQKHIREGVRLAQKFEALVLADSRFEIPAPRHLGLVVFRLRGENTLTEKLLKKMNTRGRVHCVPAALHKKYVIRFTVTSTNTTNEDILRDWAEIRNTASEIIGDTANSPVRARVPLADTREKNENFGSSLLLANSPMSPKIVNGSFAAIYDTADVLAECTRAFGRLRMEARDSPAMRRRIKGILMTGKQFSLDSHMDLVLGYACCRPAADVSVELPLKETEDGCGTNNDASDESTATLQNTPDARTSDERPRKQNSVARSNYGAVNGTVAIGLEDCANELTSMVVTEANLPRSETIGAICHRSYDALERRDANETEKKTSNDGDTGFCRKCGHCMAKEGN